The Rhodocytophaga rosea genome has a segment encoding these proteins:
- a CDS encoding transglutaminase-like domain-containing protein, with translation MNNNELKALVSLLDDEDKEIQLHVEQKIISLGDAVIPFLEEEWENNMNLTVQKKIEDLIHVLQFDSLKNRLKAWKETGSQDLLEGMWLVATYQYPDLALERLKKDLEQIYYEAWLEFKNNIHPFDQVKILNSIMFGKLKFAANTKNFHAPANCMLNIVLDTKRGNPISLCVVYMLVANKLKMPVYGVNLPNLFVLTYKTNESQFYINVFSKGIIFSKADIDKYIAQLNLPASDIFYQPCSNMDIIKRVLRNLIISFEKTSDTDKIQEIKQLLQVISDEPGDAI, from the coding sequence ATGAACAATAACGAACTTAAAGCATTAGTATCGCTCTTGGATGATGAAGACAAAGAAATCCAGCTACACGTTGAGCAAAAAATTATTTCTCTGGGAGATGCCGTAATTCCCTTTCTGGAAGAAGAATGGGAGAACAATATGAACTTAACGGTTCAGAAAAAAATTGAAGACCTGATTCATGTACTGCAATTCGACAGTCTTAAAAACAGACTCAAAGCATGGAAAGAGACTGGTTCTCAGGATTTACTGGAAGGCATGTGGCTGGTAGCTACGTATCAATACCCTGATTTAGCACTGGAACGCTTAAAGAAAGACCTTGAGCAAATATATTATGAAGCCTGGCTTGAATTTAAAAATAATATTCATCCCTTCGACCAGGTAAAAATCCTCAACAGCATCATGTTTGGCAAGCTGAAATTTGCAGCTAACACCAAAAATTTTCATGCCCCAGCCAACTGTATGCTTAACATTGTGCTGGATACCAAACGGGGTAATCCTATTTCGCTATGCGTGGTGTATATGCTGGTGGCGAATAAGCTTAAAATGCCGGTCTATGGCGTAAACCTTCCTAATCTGTTTGTGCTGACTTATAAAACCAATGAATCGCAGTTTTATATCAATGTATTCAGCAAAGGTATTATTTTCTCTAAAGCCGATATTGATAAGTACATTGCCCAGCTGAACCTGCCGGCTTCCGATATTTTTTATCAGCCCTGTTCCAATATGGATATTATTAAAAGGGTGCTGCGTAATCTGATTATTTCCTTCGAAAAAACCAGTGATACCGACAAAATTCAGGAGATCAAACAATTGCTCCAGGTAATCTCCGATGAACCGGGCGATGCGATATGA
- a CDS encoding alpha/beta hydrolase, with protein sequence MKTKRLIPILVAVGITVYLGTYAFLYSIKDEQGNRFKEYVLPATYSYEFEGNVEELSFQAEDGGVLNGVLFKADSAKGVICFWKGNGGTIKEWAQMAPQFLKLHYDILITDYREQGKSKGKITIENFYSDAQLVYNALKDKYSENQIMIVGFSLGGRIAAHLAADNFPKMTILIDAASATGDFSDRFLATLYAPLPAVIGFTFQTEKDVQRSKSPVIVIGTDENARSVSYQIRPLLKEKDKFFEIKGATHGTILNHAATQHILENLLK encoded by the coding sequence ATGAAAACAAAGCGACTTATTCCCATTCTTGTTGCTGTAGGAATCACTGTCTACCTCGGAACCTATGCTTTTTTGTATTCAATTAAAGATGAGCAGGGAAACCGGTTTAAGGAGTATGTACTTCCAGCTACCTATTCTTATGAGTTTGAGGGAAATGTTGAAGAACTTTCTTTCCAGGCTGAAGATGGGGGAGTGCTGAATGGTGTGCTTTTCAAAGCAGATAGTGCTAAGGGAGTGATTTGTTTCTGGAAGGGCAACGGAGGTACCATTAAGGAATGGGCGCAAATGGCGCCTCAGTTTCTGAAATTGCACTACGATATACTCATTACTGATTACCGGGAGCAGGGCAAGAGCAAAGGGAAAATTACGATAGAGAACTTTTATTCGGATGCTCAACTTGTATATAATGCATTAAAGGATAAGTATTCAGAGAATCAGATTATGATTGTTGGCTTTTCACTCGGTGGCAGAATTGCCGCTCATCTGGCGGCTGATAATTTTCCCAAAATGACTATTCTGATTGATGCTGCTTCTGCTACCGGTGATTTTAGTGACCGCTTTCTGGCTACTTTATACGCACCGTTGCCTGCAGTAATTGGGTTTACGTTCCAGACTGAAAAGGATGTGCAAAGAAGTAAATCTCCAGTAATAGTGATTGGTACAGATGAGAATGCAAGGAGTGTATCCTACCAGATAAGGCCATTATTGAAGGAAAAAGACAAGTTTTTTGAGATAAAAGGAGCCACACATGGAACCATATTAAATCATGCAGCAACCCAACATATCCTGGAAAACCTATTGAAATGA
- a CDS encoding cytochrome d ubiquinol oxidase subunit II, with the protein MFEVIVLFLGVSLLFYCLFAGADFGAGILEGFSSRKFREKGQKLTYDAIGPVWEANHIWLILVVVILFMGFPKVYTTISVALHIPITAMLIGIVLRGCFFTFRHYDPIKGRSQRYYTGVFVFSSIATSLFLGIIAGAVTLGRINLETTNFIQGFISPWFNLFSFAVGIFACCIFTFLAAVYLIGEAREEDIRRIFLDQAIKSNVVTVIAGGFVFIAAQMDGLDLIELLWSHPLSAACLVLATLSLPVLWFTLIKRNVIVPRLLAGFQVSMILVAWLWMQYPVVINLTHGEDLTLHNTSAPDATLQMLGWALIVGSMLILPALFYLLKSFKWNQEQVH; encoded by the coding sequence ATGTTTGAAGTAATTGTATTGTTTCTGGGCGTTTCTCTTTTGTTCTACTGTTTATTTGCCGGAGCAGATTTTGGGGCCGGTATTCTGGAAGGATTTTCCAGCCGCAAATTCAGAGAAAAAGGGCAGAAACTTACTTATGATGCCATTGGTCCGGTGTGGGAAGCCAATCATATCTGGCTAATTCTGGTAGTAGTGATTTTGTTTATGGGTTTTCCGAAAGTGTACACCACTATCTCTGTTGCCCTGCATATTCCGATTACTGCCATGCTCATCGGCATTGTATTACGTGGGTGCTTTTTCACCTTCCGCCATTATGATCCGATCAAAGGAAGGTCACAGCGGTACTATACCGGAGTTTTTGTGTTTTCGAGTATAGCAACTTCCCTTTTTCTGGGAATTATTGCCGGTGCCGTTACCCTGGGCCGGATCAATCTGGAAACAACCAATTTTATACAAGGTTTTATCAGTCCCTGGTTTAACCTGTTTTCCTTCGCCGTAGGAATTTTTGCCTGTTGCATTTTTACTTTTCTGGCGGCTGTATACTTAATTGGTGAGGCCAGAGAGGAGGACATCCGCCGGATTTTCCTGGATCAGGCGATCAAGTCGAATGTAGTAACAGTAATTGCCGGAGGATTTGTTTTCATCGCTGCCCAGATGGATGGCCTGGATTTAATTGAACTCTTGTGGAGCCATCCGCTGAGTGCAGCCTGCCTGGTACTGGCAACGCTTTCGCTGCCGGTATTATGGTTTACACTCATCAAACGAAACGTGATTGTACCACGATTACTGGCTGGTTTTCAGGTAAGTATGATTCTGGTTGCCTGGCTTTGGATGCAATACCCAGTGGTAATCAACCTGACCCATGGCGAAGACCTCACCTTACACAATACCAGTGCGCCTGACGCTACTTTACAAATGTTAGGCTGGGCATTAATTGTTGGCTCCATGCTCATTTTACCAGCCTTGTTTTATCTGCTCAAGTCTTTCAAGTGGAATCAGGAGCAGGTTCATTGA
- a CDS encoding cytochrome ubiquinol oxidase subunit I: MEDLVAARLQMAISLGFHIIFACIGMVMPFLMAFSHWKWLRTSQPVYLDLTKAWSKGVAIFFATGAVSGTVLSFELGLLWPKFMEHAGPIFGMPFSWEGTAFFLEAIAIGLFLYGWKRLNKWVHWVTGVFVGISGVASGIFVVAANAWMNSPSGFEWVNGHAINIDPVAAMFNDAWFSQALHMTLAAFVSTSFAVAGIHALLLLKHPKHPLHLRAMKIALTFGAITALLQPLSGDISAKDVAQRQPAKLAAMEALFQTSQPADLIIGGLPDVDKQEVNYASHLPGFLSFLAHGDFSAEVKGLDTIPRDEWPPVVIVHIAFQVMVGAGMLLMLTGLIFLFLQWKRNPLLTHKNFLRLVALATPLGFIAVEAGWVVTEVGRQPWIMYGIMRTADSVTPMNGLVYPMITFTILYLILAVLVTWLMIRQIRVLHENYKPSLQEA; encoded by the coding sequence ATGGAAGATTTAGTTGCCGCCCGGCTTCAAATGGCTATTTCTTTAGGTTTTCATATCATATTTGCTTGTATCGGAATGGTAATGCCATTTCTCATGGCATTCTCTCACTGGAAATGGCTGCGGACCAGTCAACCGGTGTACCTGGATCTGACCAAAGCCTGGTCGAAAGGGGTAGCTATCTTTTTTGCAACTGGTGCGGTTTCCGGAACGGTTCTCTCCTTTGAACTGGGATTACTATGGCCTAAATTTATGGAACATGCCGGTCCTATTTTCGGCATGCCTTTCTCCTGGGAAGGAACGGCATTTTTTCTCGAAGCCATCGCCATCGGATTATTTCTCTACGGATGGAAGCGGCTGAATAAGTGGGTACATTGGGTAACGGGGGTATTTGTAGGCATTTCCGGAGTAGCTTCAGGCATATTTGTGGTAGCCGCCAATGCCTGGATGAACAGTCCATCCGGATTTGAATGGGTAAACGGCCATGCCATCAACATTGACCCGGTAGCAGCGATGTTTAATGATGCGTGGTTTTCGCAGGCCTTACACATGACACTGGCGGCTTTTGTCAGTACTAGTTTTGCTGTAGCCGGCATTCATGCGTTATTATTACTCAAACATCCGAAGCATCCTTTGCATTTGCGGGCGATGAAAATAGCACTCACGTTTGGTGCCATCACAGCCCTGCTGCAGCCGCTCAGTGGCGATATTTCGGCCAAAGACGTAGCCCAGCGGCAGCCTGCAAAATTAGCGGCCATGGAAGCTTTATTTCAAACCAGCCAGCCTGCTGATCTGATTATTGGAGGTTTGCCGGATGTAGATAAACAGGAAGTGAATTATGCCAGTCATTTGCCCGGATTTCTGAGCTTTCTGGCACATGGTGATTTTAGTGCGGAAGTAAAAGGCCTGGATACGATTCCCAGAGATGAATGGCCGCCGGTTGTAATTGTACATATTGCGTTCCAGGTGATGGTGGGCGCAGGAATGCTGCTCATGCTGACCGGACTTATATTCTTATTCCTACAATGGAAACGCAACCCCCTGCTTACGCATAAAAATTTTCTGCGGCTGGTGGCGCTGGCTACACCGTTAGGTTTTATCGCCGTAGAAGCCGGATGGGTGGTTACCGAAGTAGGCCGGCAACCCTGGATCATGTATGGCATTATGCGTACTGCCGATTCGGTTACGCCGATGAATGGCCTGGTATATCCGATGATTACATTCACTATTCTCTATCTGATATTAGCTGTGCTTGTTACCTGGCTGATGATCCGACAGATCCGGGTGTTGCATGAAAACTACAAACCCAGCTTGCAGGAAGCCTGA
- a CDS encoding ABC transporter permease has product MNNSFINLVAIQLRELIREPEVLFWAVLFPVSLSAVLGFAFSQQGTKENKVGYIQNQVAATHSALTNLQNNTSDSLSNTHFTFLPLDSTEAFLQLKRGEIQLIIEPQPQNTFTYHFDPGNENAYLQYLQLEQKLQNGNTSQIKPVITRGSRYIDFLIPGMIALGLMNSCIWGIGWSLIELRIKKLLRRMVATPMNRSEFLIAQFATRLILTLFENILLLLFACFLFDVQVQGSLFTVFMLFLAGNIGFGGIAILVAARPEKTQVGSGIINFITLTLTIVSGIFFSYTNFPDWAASIIQYMPLTLLADAFRSVFNEAATLAEVGGKILILLSYGVVCFIVGLRVFKWY; this is encoded by the coding sequence ATGAATAATTCATTTATCAATCTGGTTGCCATTCAACTTCGGGAGCTTATCAGGGAGCCGGAAGTATTGTTCTGGGCAGTTTTGTTTCCGGTATCTTTATCAGCAGTTCTGGGGTTTGCTTTTTCCCAGCAGGGTACCAAAGAAAATAAAGTCGGGTATATTCAAAATCAAGTGGCGGCTACTCATTCCGCACTTACTAATCTCCAAAACAATACATCAGATTCCTTATCCAATACCCATTTTACATTTTTGCCACTGGATTCAACCGAGGCATTTTTGCAGTTGAAAAGAGGGGAAATCCAACTGATTATCGAACCTCAACCCCAAAATACATTCACCTATCATTTTGACCCAGGTAATGAAAATGCCTATCTGCAATATTTACAGTTGGAACAAAAGCTGCAAAATGGAAATACTTCCCAGATAAAACCAGTAATTACCAGAGGAAGCCGCTACATTGATTTTCTGATTCCGGGAATGATTGCCCTTGGGCTGATGAACTCTTGTATCTGGGGTATTGGCTGGAGTCTGATTGAACTGCGCATTAAAAAGCTGCTCAGGCGGATGGTAGCAACGCCTATGAACCGCTCAGAGTTTTTGATAGCCCAGTTTGCGACCAGGCTTATTTTGACTTTATTCGAAAATATATTGCTGCTCTTGTTTGCCTGTTTCCTGTTTGATGTGCAGGTACAGGGAAGTTTATTTACCGTGTTTATGCTATTTTTAGCCGGAAATATTGGGTTTGGTGGCATTGCTATTCTGGTAGCGGCAAGACCGGAGAAAACACAGGTAGGCAGTGGGATTATCAATTTTATTACCCTTACGCTTACCATTGTATCCGGCATTTTTTTCAGCTATACCAATTTTCCGGACTGGGCAGCCTCCATTATTCAGTATATGCCGCTCACCCTGCTTGCGGATGCCTTTCGCAGTGTGTTTAACGAAGCAGCCACTCTGGCAGAGGTTGGAGGTAAAATACTTATCCTGCTCAGTTATGGAGTGGTGTGTTTTATAGTTGGATTGCGTGTGTTTAAATGGTATTGA
- a CDS encoding ABC transporter ATP-binding protein, which translates to MNISALIEIRSISKSFNGFKAVDNINLDIGYNEYLALLGPNGAGKTTLVEMIEGLQKPDSGSISIKQKNWKQHASFLRRIIGISLQETKFTDKMTVRETLDLFGSFYKLGKDRTDQILKTIRLEEKEKTYVVNLSGGQRQKLALGVAILHEPQILLLDEPTTGLDPNARRELWDILMNLKQEKGTAMILTTHYMEEAAYLCDRIVIIDKGKILADGTLTELLNSYAPGEIIYFEVAQHLSQEILQGIEGIKHIQWLEEGTRAICTVISITQTLPQLISYFEQNNITVLSLECRKKTLDDLFTAMTGRSLNE; encoded by the coding sequence GTGAATATATCTGCCCTCATCGAAATCAGGTCTATCAGTAAATCATTCAATGGATTTAAAGCCGTAGACAATATAAACCTAGACATTGGATACAATGAATATCTGGCCTTGTTAGGACCCAATGGAGCCGGAAAAACAACCTTGGTCGAAATGATCGAAGGCCTACAAAAACCTGATTCAGGCTCTATTAGCATCAAGCAAAAAAACTGGAAGCAACACGCTTCATTTTTACGGCGGATTATTGGTATTTCTTTACAGGAAACCAAGTTTACCGATAAAATGACGGTGCGGGAAACACTTGATCTGTTTGGAAGTTTTTATAAACTGGGTAAAGACCGCACAGACCAGATTCTGAAAACAATTCGCTTAGAAGAAAAAGAAAAAACCTATGTGGTAAATCTTTCTGGCGGACAGCGACAAAAACTAGCTTTGGGCGTAGCTATTTTGCACGAGCCGCAAATCTTGCTGCTAGATGAACCCACCACTGGTCTTGATCCGAATGCCCGGCGGGAATTATGGGATATCCTGATGAATTTAAAGCAGGAGAAGGGCACAGCCATGATTTTAACGACCCATTATATGGAAGAAGCCGCTTATTTATGCGACCGGATTGTAATTATTGATAAAGGAAAGATTCTGGCTGATGGTACGCTCACTGAACTTCTGAATAGTTATGCGCCAGGAGAAATTATATACTTTGAAGTAGCACAACATCTTTCTCAGGAGATCCTGCAAGGCATTGAAGGGATTAAGCATATTCAGTGGCTGGAAGAAGGGACAAGAGCAATATGTACAGTAATTAGCATCACCCAAACTTTACCGCAACTAATCAGTTATTTTGAGCAGAATAACATCACAGTTTTGTCGCTGGAATGCCGCAAGAAAACCCTGGACGATTTATTTACAGCCATGACCGGAAGGAGCCTGAATGAATAA
- a CDS encoding OmpA family protein, with the protein MLYYYRIKHTSLFLRSACVFLLLQVWSQLLFGQSATLYQTGFDQPDPDWAWSQVDDADMFRQIRNGVMDIEQRGQNIFWTTRKVNMSALNFELETTFTTKEISGESTGGLGFVLAGREEKYYYFAIYPKNGTYYIGSSQKGQWVTIHGKSDLYPAHPAVKGLNQSQTLRLQADAASVVFTVNGQEIFRCIRRNRYDDFQWMEHVGIATMGPQKSQVDSFVMRQQSPEAKPSASQTPLATAYTTSFDQTDPTWLWSDWDDANMYRKIKEGSLYIQQKNNNSSYWTIRTLPAAPGNFEFNTTLTLTKAEASKGAGLIVSCNDALYYYFMVYPKENNVWVGSEQKGTWKSFHSSNGRFQNGVVKGLHEKYVIRVEKQGAQVNFFVNNEKVFTSDIYTHYTELPYFNQAGIITDGIIEAKVDDFTLLQNQIPIRLSADANQVLTKEKLPATINSTFSDRLPIISHDGKTLYFVRSSDPANVGLDDIWVSNLENGQNWGQAKNPGVPLNNQSHNAVLSVTPDNNAMLLMHRYKTDGAYNGPGFSLSQRLASGWSMPKDVLVKNYYNLAGYNEYALSPDRKVLVLAVKCNDTQGNRDLYVSFRETDSTFTEPKRMGDVLNSWREEITPFIAGDGVTMYFASNGHPGYGSSDIFMSKRLDDSWLNWSTPVNVGPYINHSGWDAYFTLPVQGSYAMVVSYDTDGGDNIYKVPLPASIRPEPVVLVKGIVKNAKSMQPLQAGVHYQDLITNQEIGIAQTNPVDGSYQLMLKAGRKYGFSAGKEGFYPVSEYLDLSALTEYKEVQRDLLLSPVEKGEIIRLNNVFFDLAKANLRNESQSELDQLVAFLKQQSALKIELSGHTDNVGSDTDNLTLSQERIKSVRTYLIKKGIPESRLQAKGCGESQPQASNDTEDGRQKNRRVEFKIL; encoded by the coding sequence ATGCTATATTATTATCGTATTAAACACACAAGTCTATTTCTAAGGTCTGCCTGTGTTTTTTTGCTTCTACAGGTATGGAGCCAGTTGCTGTTCGGACAATCTGCTACACTATACCAGACCGGGTTTGATCAGCCGGACCCAGATTGGGCATGGAGCCAGGTTGATGATGCCGATATGTTCCGTCAGATCAGAAACGGCGTAATGGATATCGAACAACGGGGGCAAAACATATTCTGGACTACGCGAAAAGTAAATATGTCTGCCTTGAATTTCGAGTTAGAAACTACTTTTACCACAAAGGAAATATCTGGTGAATCTACCGGAGGGCTTGGATTTGTGCTAGCAGGCCGGGAGGAGAAATATTATTATTTTGCCATTTACCCCAAAAATGGAACCTATTATATAGGCAGTTCGCAAAAAGGACAGTGGGTAACTATTCATGGTAAATCAGATCTGTATCCTGCTCATCCGGCTGTTAAAGGATTGAACCAGTCACAAACCCTGCGTTTGCAGGCAGATGCCGCTTCTGTAGTTTTCACTGTGAACGGACAGGAAATATTCCGGTGTATACGCCGCAACCGGTATGATGACTTTCAATGGATGGAACATGTAGGTATTGCTACTATGGGTCCCCAGAAATCGCAGGTAGATTCTTTTGTTATGCGCCAGCAAAGCCCGGAAGCAAAGCCATCCGCTTCCCAAACGCCTCTTGCCACCGCCTATACTACTTCATTTGATCAAACCGACCCTACCTGGTTGTGGAGTGACTGGGATGATGCAAACATGTATCGCAAGATCAAAGAAGGCTCTTTATACATTCAACAGAAAAATAATAACTCCAGCTATTGGACCATCCGCACCCTTCCGGCAGCACCTGGTAATTTTGAATTTAATACTACGCTCACGCTCACAAAAGCCGAAGCGAGCAAAGGGGCTGGTTTGATTGTTTCATGTAATGATGCTTTGTATTACTATTTCATGGTATATCCGAAAGAAAATAATGTATGGGTAGGAAGTGAGCAAAAGGGTACCTGGAAGAGCTTTCATTCGTCGAACGGGCGTTTTCAGAATGGGGTGGTAAAAGGCTTACATGAAAAATATGTTATCCGGGTAGAGAAACAAGGGGCTCAGGTGAATTTCTTTGTTAACAATGAAAAAGTGTTTACCAGTGATATTTATACGCACTATACTGAACTGCCTTATTTTAACCAGGCAGGCATCATTACAGATGGGATTATAGAAGCCAAAGTAGATGACTTTACACTTCTGCAGAATCAAATTCCTATTCGCCTGTCGGCCGACGCAAATCAGGTGCTCACCAAAGAGAAATTGCCGGCTACCATTAACTCCACTTTTTCCGACCGCTTGCCTATTATCAGCCACGATGGAAAAACACTGTATTTTGTACGTTCCAGTGATCCGGCCAATGTTGGTCTGGATGATATATGGGTGAGTAATCTGGAAAATGGACAGAACTGGGGACAGGCAAAAAATCCTGGTGTGCCTCTCAATAACCAGTCTCACAATGCGGTGCTTTCGGTAACGCCAGATAACAATGCCATGCTGCTGATGCACCGTTACAAAACAGATGGTGCTTATAATGGTCCTGGTTTTTCGCTGTCACAGCGTTTAGCTAGCGGCTGGAGTATGCCAAAAGATGTGCTAGTAAAAAATTATTATAATCTGGCCGGCTACAATGAATATGCCCTCAGCCCAGACCGGAAAGTACTGGTACTGGCCGTAAAATGTAATGATACCCAGGGAAACCGGGATTTATATGTCAGTTTCCGGGAAACCGATAGTACATTCACAGAACCTAAGCGTATGGGAGATGTACTCAATTCATGGCGGGAAGAAATAACCCCTTTTATTGCCGGTGATGGCGTAACTATGTATTTTGCCAGCAATGGCCATCCCGGATATGGGAGTTCAGATATATTTATGTCGAAGCGGCTGGACGATTCCTGGCTGAACTGGAGTACACCAGTTAACGTAGGGCCTTATATTAACCACTCCGGCTGGGATGCCTATTTTACTTTGCCTGTACAGGGAAGTTATGCAATGGTAGTTTCTTATGATACGGATGGCGGTGATAATATTTACAAAGTTCCTCTGCCCGCTTCTATCCGGCCTGAACCAGTGGTGCTTGTAAAAGGAATTGTAAAGAATGCCAAAAGCATGCAACCTTTACAAGCAGGCGTACATTACCAGGATCTGATCACCAACCAGGAAATTGGCATTGCTCAGACTAATCCGGTAGATGGCTCATATCAGCTCATGCTGAAAGCCGGAAGGAAATATGGTTTTTCAGCAGGTAAAGAAGGCTTTTACCCGGTAAGTGAATACCTGGATTTATCGGCATTAACAGAATATAAAGAAGTGCAGCGGGATCTGCTATTATCCCCGGTTGAGAAAGGAGAAATTATCCGGCTGAATAATGTTTTCTTTGATCTGGCTAAAGCCAACCTGCGTAATGAATCTCAGTCTGAACTGGATCAGCTGGTGGCATTTCTCAAACAGCAGTCTGCCCTTAAAATCGAACTATCCGGGCATACTGATAATGTAGGAAGCGATACAGATAATCTTACGCTTTCGCAGGAACGTATCAAAAGTGTGCGTACCTATCTGATCAAAAAAGGCATTCCGGAAAGCCGGTTACAAGCCAAAGGATGTGGGGAAAGTCAGCCGCAGGCAAGTAATGATACGGAAGATGGCCGGCAGAAAAACCGCAGGGTGGAATTTAAAATTTTGTAA
- a CDS encoding MOSC domain-containing protein: protein MSAIVLSEINIYPIKSLGGISLSSARIEERGLQFDRRWMLVDAQKQFMTQRKIHKMALIKASLHDSHLQVDMMGKSALHIPFLPQTDETATVTIWDDTCQGVIVSQEANEWFSDALQMPCKLVYMPDNSIREVDHRYAKNNEIVSFADAYPFLLIGQASLDDLNQRLPEAVPMNRFRPNLVVTTDIPFAEDRWKSIRVGDTIFHLAKPCARCVLTTIDQQTGNAGKEPLKTLSGYRTINNKVLFGQNLLWGRQGNQIQLGDKVEILAQ from the coding sequence ATGTCAGCCATTGTTCTGAGTGAAATAAATATTTATCCTATTAAATCCCTGGGAGGCATTTCTTTGTCATCGGCAAGGATAGAGGAGAGGGGACTACAATTCGACCGCCGCTGGATGCTGGTGGATGCACAAAAACAGTTTATGACCCAGCGTAAAATTCATAAAATGGCCCTAATTAAAGCGAGCTTACATGATAGCCATTTACAGGTTGATATGATGGGTAAGTCTGCATTACATATTCCGTTTTTGCCCCAAACCGACGAAACGGCTACGGTTACTATTTGGGATGATACTTGCCAGGGGGTAATAGTAAGTCAGGAAGCCAACGAATGGTTCAGTGATGCTTTACAAATGCCTTGCAAACTGGTGTATATGCCCGATAACTCCATCCGTGAAGTTGACCATCGGTATGCGAAGAACAATGAAATAGTAAGCTTTGCGGACGCATATCCTTTTCTGCTCATCGGGCAGGCTTCTCTGGATGATCTGAATCAACGTTTGCCAGAGGCAGTACCCATGAACCGTTTCCGGCCAAACCTGGTCGTAACAACAGATATACCTTTTGCGGAAGATCGATGGAAAAGTATTCGCGTTGGAGATACTATTTTCCACCTGGCAAAACCCTGTGCCCGCTGTGTACTCACTACGATTGACCAGCAAACTGGTAATGCCGGTAAAGAACCTTTAAAAACTCTTTCCGGATACCGCACCATAAATAATAAAGTGCTGTTTGGGCAGAATCTGCTATGGGGAAGGCAAGGAAACCAGATTCAACTAGGGGATAAGGTAGAAATTTTAGCTCAGTAA
- a CDS encoding M20 metallopeptidase family protein, translating to MNLVARIKELSAASASEFVSNRRYLHANPELSFQEVNTARFVAERLRSFGIEPQEGVADTGLVAIIKGQNPESKTIALRADMDALPILEANNVPYKSTNTGVMHACGHDAHTASLLGTAHILNQLKDSFEGTVKLIFQPGEEKIPGGASLMIRDGVLQNPAPKYILGQHVAPNIPVGKIGFREGLYMASADELYVTVKGKGGHGAMPDINIDSVLIASHIIVALQQIVSRHANPKIPSVLSFGKVIANGATNVIPDEVYIEGTFRTLDEEWRASAHKKMKKMAEGIAEAMGATCEFTIMRGYPFLKNAPELTKRVKSRATEYMGTENIIDLDIWMAAEDFAYYTQHIDACFYRLGTRNEERGIISSVHTPTFDIDEHALEIGAGLMSWLAISELQQKL from the coding sequence ATGAATTTAGTAGCCAGAATTAAAGAATTATCAGCGGCATCTGCCAGCGAATTTGTAAGCAACCGGCGTTACCTGCATGCCAATCCAGAACTCTCCTTTCAGGAAGTAAATACCGCCAGATTCGTTGCCGAACGGCTGCGTTCCTTTGGTATCGAGCCACAGGAAGGCGTAGCAGACACCGGCCTAGTTGCCATTATTAAAGGCCAGAATCCGGAAAGTAAAACCATTGCCCTCCGTGCCGATATGGATGCGCTGCCTATCCTTGAAGCCAACAATGTTCCTTATAAATCAACCAATACAGGAGTAATGCATGCCTGCGGGCATGATGCACATACCGCTTCCTTGCTGGGAACAGCACATATTCTTAACCAGTTAAAAGATTCATTTGAGGGCACGGTAAAGCTAATATTTCAGCCTGGAGAGGAGAAAATTCCCGGAGGTGCTTCCTTAATGATCCGGGATGGCGTATTGCAGAATCCGGCTCCGAAATATATTCTGGGGCAGCATGTGGCACCCAATATTCCAGTAGGCAAAATAGGTTTCCGGGAGGGATTGTATATGGCCAGTGCCGATGAGTTGTATGTAACCGTGAAAGGCAAAGGCGGGCATGGCGCCATGCCTGATATCAATATTGATTCTGTACTCATTGCTTCTCATATTATTGTGGCCTTGCAGCAGATTGTGAGCCGGCATGCCAATCCTAAAATTCCTTCTGTGCTTTCGTTTGGAAAAGTTATTGCCAATGGGGCTACCAATGTGATTCCTGATGAAGTGTACATTGAAGGCACTTTCCGGACACTGGATGAAGAATGGCGTGCTTCTGCTCATAAGAAAATGAAAAAGATGGCAGAAGGCATTGCTGAAGCGATGGGTGCTACCTGTGAATTTACAATTATGAGAGGCTATCCTTTCCTGAAGAATGCACCAGAACTCACGAAACGTGTTAAAAGCAGGGCAACTGAGTATATGGGCACAGAAAATATAATTGACCTGGATATCTGGATGGCAGCCGAAGATTTTGCGTATTACACCCAGCATATTGATGCTTGCTTTTACCGCCTGGGCACCCGCAACGAAGAACGGGGTATTATTTCCTCAGTACATACACCTACCTTCGATATTGATGAGCATGCCCTCGAAATTGGGGCAGGGCTGATGAGCTGGCTGGCTATCAGTGAGCTTCAGCAGAAGTTGTGA